In Zingiber officinale cultivar Zhangliang chromosome 6A, Zo_v1.1, whole genome shotgun sequence, a single genomic region encodes these proteins:
- the LOC121997989 gene encoding pentatricopeptide repeat-containing protein At5g14770, mitochondrial-like isoform X2, translating to MPPPVTSPVVPSPSKFPIYVVFFRALVRARLSCGQFDEALRALHYMLSLGIHPSTRAWNLLLSCFNSAGFVEEVPFVYADLILAFAKPDAFTHNVLLHALCKMGSLDAALSIIRSAGDVDVVSYNTLIWGFCDLESPEFAVGLLSEMLKKGFPLDSFSCNILAKGFCRRGLVDVAASLMEMLVRGEIVRDVVGFNTMIDGYCKIGNLDKVQGLIESMKVENVFPDIVTCNILIKHFCTIGDFNRARKVIEEIGASSSPNVVTHTTFIGEYCKRGKLEESFVLYEDMVRSGILPDVVTYNSLISGLCNQGKLPEAIRLFREMPKMGIALNHVSYCTLIDALLKSGSAKQSFAVLGEMVTRGVVMDMVLYTVIMNGLFKLGKVDEAEKMVQLVCSPNLSPSHVAYSSLIDGRCKAGDVEGAESAFLEMHRKSLNVNVVTYSSIINGYIKNKMLSEAFDTVQKMKEINVSPNVVTYGTLIDGLCKIGNLEEAFQMYKKMTEEGLVINKFVVDSLVNGLRKNGKMAEAESLFKEMEQKGVVMDCANYTSLMDGLFKVGNGSAALTVGQEMTQKNLAPDVVMYNVFINHLCMLGKFEEAKSSLTEMKNMGLTPDNVTYNTLINAHSKQGRIDEALKLVQEMRTMGLVPNIITYNALIKGFSNVGDITSAVDLLIEMTVTGFCQRSSFKNVLQACSKGNRADLIVQMHEKIGNRFLLDITLYNMIIHALCTLGMTRKANSVLNEMLGRGLKADTITFNALILGYCKNGHLDKAFDMYSRMVLEGISPNVATFNTLLGGLSASGRIEEAEKVINEMKSRKLAPNNFTYDILVTAHAKQSHSKDSVRVGMMNQAGEMLNEMHKRGVSPNSSTYDILIGGWSKLSNGYELKRLLKEMAEKGFTPSKNTLSLISKAFARPGRK from the exons ATGCCGCCCCCTGTGACCTCGCCTGTCGTCCCCTCGCCGTCAAAGTTTCCTATCTATGTCGTCTTCTTCCGTGCTCTCGTCCGCGCCCGCCTGTCTTGCGGCCAGTTTGACGAAGCCCTCCGTGCCCTCCACTACATGCTCTCTCTCGGCATCCACCCCTCCACCCGCGCCTGGAATCTCCTCCTTTCCTGCTTCAATTCGGCTGGCTTCGTCGAAGAGGTACCCTTTGTCTACGCTGACCTCATCCTCGCCTTCGCTAAGCCCGATGCCTTCACTCACAACGTCCTCCTCCACGCCCTCTGCAAGATGGGCTCCCTCGACGCCGCCCTCTCAATCATCCGCTCCGCTGGAGACGTCGACGTTGTGTCCTATAACACTCTCATCTGGGGTTTTTGTGATCTAGAATCGCCCGAGTTTGCCGTCGGGTTGCTGTCGGAGATGCTGAAGAAGGGATTTCCGCTCGATTCTTTTAGCTGCAACATTTTGGCCaaaggattttgccggagaggcCTGGTGGATGTTGCGGCGTCGCTGATGGAGATGCTGGTTCGAGGTGAGATCGTGAGGGATGTGGTTGGGTTTAATACCATGATCGACGGGTACTGCAAGATAGGGAATCTAGACAAGGTTCAAGGTCTTATCGAGAGTATGAAGGTGGAGAACGTTTTTCCAGATATAGTTACCTGCAACATTTTGATCAAACACTTTTGTACAATTGGAGATTTTAATAGGGCTAGGAAAGTGATTGAAGAGATTGGGGCGAGTAGTAGCCCAAATGTGGTGACACACACTACGTTTATTGGTGAATATTGCAAGAGAGGGAAGCTAGAAGAATCCTTTGTTCTTTATGAAGATATGGTTAGGAGTGGGATCTTGCCCGACGTTGTCACTTACAACTCACTCATCAGTGGACTTTGCAACCAGGGTAAGTTGCCGGAGGCCATTCGGCTCTTTAGAGAGATGCCGAAGATGGGAATTGCTCTGAATCATGTTTCATATTGTACCCTTATAGATGCACTACTTAAATCAGGCAGCGCAAAGCAAAGTTTTGCAGTCCTTGGTGAGATGGTTACTCGAGGTGTTGTGATGGATATGGTTTTGTACACTGTCATCATGAATGGGCTATTTAAGTTGGGAAAGGTTGATGAAGCAGAAAAAATGGTTCAGTTGGTTTGCTCCCCTAATCTCAGCCCTAGTCATGTTGCATATTCATCTCTGATTGATGGGCGCTGCAAGGCAGGAGATGTCGAGGGAGCTGAATCTGCATTCCTGGAGATGCATAGGAAATCACTGAATGTAAATGTTGTTACATACTCCTCTATCATCAATGGGTATATTAAAAACAAAATGCTTTCTGAGGCTTTTGATACTGTGCAGAAGATGAAGGAAATAAATGTTTCTCCTAATGTTGTAACTTATGGAACACTTATAGATGGCCTATGCAAGATTGGAAACCTAGAAGAAGCTTTTCAGATGTACAAAAAAATGACAGAGGAAGGTCTGGTAATAAACAAATTTGTGGTTGATTCATTGGTCAATGGATTAAGGAAGAATGGAAAAATGGCGGAGGCAGAAAGTCTTTTTAAAGAGATGGAACAGAAAGGTGTAGTGATGGACTGTGCTAATTACACCTCTTTGATGGATGGACTCTTTAAAGTTGGGAATGGATCTGCTGCGTTGACTGTTGGCCAGGAAATGACACAAAAAAATCTTGCACCAGATGTTGTCATGTATAATGTATTTATAAATCATCTTTGCATGCTTGGGAAGTTTGAAGAAGCAAAATCTTCTCTCACTGAGATGAAAAATATGGGACTAACTCCGGACAATGTGACATACAACACTTTAATTAACGCACACTCTAAACAAGGAAGAATAGATGAGGCTCTCAAACTTGTTCAAGAAATGAGAACTATGGGTCTGGTGCCAAATATCATCACATACAATGCCTTAATTAAGGGTTTCAGCAATGTGGGTGATATTACCAGTGCTGTGGATTTATTGATTGAAATGACTGTTACTGGGTTTTGCCAAAGATCTTCCTTCAAAAATGTGTTACAAGCATGTTCAAAGGGCAATAGGGCAGATTTGATAGTGCAAATGCATGAGAAGATAGGAAATAGATTTCTTCTTGATATCACACTGTATAATATGATAATCCATGCTTTATGTACTCTTGGAATGACAAGGAAAGCTAATTCTGTTCTGAATGAGATGTTGGGAAGAGGGTTGAAAGCTGATACCATTACTTTCAATGCGCTTATACTGGGATATTGCAAGAATGGCCATCTAGATAAAGCATTTGATATGTATTCCCGGATGGTTCTTGAAGGCATATCACCAAATGTTGCAACTTTCAACACACTATTGGGGGGCCTATCAGCTTCTGGAAGGATAGAAGAAGCAGAAAAGGTGATTAATGAGATGAAGTCAAGAAAGTTGGCTCCAAATAATTTTACCTATGATATACTGGTTACTGCCCATGCTAAGCAAAGCCACAGTAAAGATTCAGTAAG GGTTGGAATGATGAATCAGGCTGGAGAAATgttaaatgaaatgcataaaagAGGCGTTTCTCCCAATTCCTCAACATATGATATATTAATTGGTGGCTGGTCAAAGCTGTCAAATGGCTATGAGCTAAAACGGCTTCTCAAAGAGATGGCTGAAAAAGGTTTCACTCCTTCGAAAAACACACTATCTTTAATCAGTAAAGCCTTTGCAAGACCAGGGAGGAAGTAG
- the LOC121997989 gene encoding pentatricopeptide repeat-containing protein At5g14770, mitochondrial-like isoform X1, with product MPPPVTSPVVPSPSKFPIYVVFFRALVRARLSCGQFDEALRALHYMLSLGIHPSTRAWNLLLSCFNSAGFVEEVPFVYADLILAFAKPDAFTHNVLLHALCKMGSLDAALSIIRSAGDVDVVSYNTLIWGFCDLESPEFAVGLLSEMLKKGFPLDSFSCNILAKGFCRRGLVDVAASLMEMLVRGEIVRDVVGFNTMIDGYCKIGNLDKVQGLIESMKVENVFPDIVTCNILIKHFCTIGDFNRARKVIEEIGASSSPNVVTHTTFIGEYCKRGKLEESFVLYEDMVRSGILPDVVTYNSLISGLCNQGKLPEAIRLFREMPKMGIALNHVSYCTLIDALLKSGSAKQSFAVLGEMVTRGVVMDMVLYTVIMNGLFKLGKVDEAEKMVQLVCSPNLSPSHVAYSSLIDGRCKAGDVEGAESAFLEMHRKSLNVNVVTYSSIINGYIKNKMLSEAFDTVQKMKEINVSPNVVTYGTLIDGLCKIGNLEEAFQMYKKMTEEGLVINKFVVDSLVNGLRKNGKMAEAESLFKEMEQKGVVMDCANYTSLMDGLFKVGNGSAALTVGQEMTQKNLAPDVVMYNVFINHLCMLGKFEEAKSSLTEMKNMGLTPDNVTYNTLINAHSKQGRIDEALKLVQEMRTMGLVPNIITYNALIKGFSNVGDITSAVDLLIEMTVTGFCQRSSFKNVLQACSKGNRADLIVQMHEKIGNRFLLDITLYNMIIHALCTLGMTRKANSVLNEMLGRGLKADTITFNALILGYCKNGHLDKAFDMYSRMVLEGISPNVATFNTLLGGLSASGRIEEAEKVINEMKSRKLAPNNFTYDILVTAHAKQSHSKDSVRLYCEMVTKGFIPKLSTYNMLINDFSRVGMMNQAGEMLNEMHKRGVSPNSSTYDILIGGWSKLSNGYELKRLLKEMAEKGFTPSKNTLSLISKAFARPGRK from the coding sequence ATGCCGCCCCCTGTGACCTCGCCTGTCGTCCCCTCGCCGTCAAAGTTTCCTATCTATGTCGTCTTCTTCCGTGCTCTCGTCCGCGCCCGCCTGTCTTGCGGCCAGTTTGACGAAGCCCTCCGTGCCCTCCACTACATGCTCTCTCTCGGCATCCACCCCTCCACCCGCGCCTGGAATCTCCTCCTTTCCTGCTTCAATTCGGCTGGCTTCGTCGAAGAGGTACCCTTTGTCTACGCTGACCTCATCCTCGCCTTCGCTAAGCCCGATGCCTTCACTCACAACGTCCTCCTCCACGCCCTCTGCAAGATGGGCTCCCTCGACGCCGCCCTCTCAATCATCCGCTCCGCTGGAGACGTCGACGTTGTGTCCTATAACACTCTCATCTGGGGTTTTTGTGATCTAGAATCGCCCGAGTTTGCCGTCGGGTTGCTGTCGGAGATGCTGAAGAAGGGATTTCCGCTCGATTCTTTTAGCTGCAACATTTTGGCCaaaggattttgccggagaggcCTGGTGGATGTTGCGGCGTCGCTGATGGAGATGCTGGTTCGAGGTGAGATCGTGAGGGATGTGGTTGGGTTTAATACCATGATCGACGGGTACTGCAAGATAGGGAATCTAGACAAGGTTCAAGGTCTTATCGAGAGTATGAAGGTGGAGAACGTTTTTCCAGATATAGTTACCTGCAACATTTTGATCAAACACTTTTGTACAATTGGAGATTTTAATAGGGCTAGGAAAGTGATTGAAGAGATTGGGGCGAGTAGTAGCCCAAATGTGGTGACACACACTACGTTTATTGGTGAATATTGCAAGAGAGGGAAGCTAGAAGAATCCTTTGTTCTTTATGAAGATATGGTTAGGAGTGGGATCTTGCCCGACGTTGTCACTTACAACTCACTCATCAGTGGACTTTGCAACCAGGGTAAGTTGCCGGAGGCCATTCGGCTCTTTAGAGAGATGCCGAAGATGGGAATTGCTCTGAATCATGTTTCATATTGTACCCTTATAGATGCACTACTTAAATCAGGCAGCGCAAAGCAAAGTTTTGCAGTCCTTGGTGAGATGGTTACTCGAGGTGTTGTGATGGATATGGTTTTGTACACTGTCATCATGAATGGGCTATTTAAGTTGGGAAAGGTTGATGAAGCAGAAAAAATGGTTCAGTTGGTTTGCTCCCCTAATCTCAGCCCTAGTCATGTTGCATATTCATCTCTGATTGATGGGCGCTGCAAGGCAGGAGATGTCGAGGGAGCTGAATCTGCATTCCTGGAGATGCATAGGAAATCACTGAATGTAAATGTTGTTACATACTCCTCTATCATCAATGGGTATATTAAAAACAAAATGCTTTCTGAGGCTTTTGATACTGTGCAGAAGATGAAGGAAATAAATGTTTCTCCTAATGTTGTAACTTATGGAACACTTATAGATGGCCTATGCAAGATTGGAAACCTAGAAGAAGCTTTTCAGATGTACAAAAAAATGACAGAGGAAGGTCTGGTAATAAACAAATTTGTGGTTGATTCATTGGTCAATGGATTAAGGAAGAATGGAAAAATGGCGGAGGCAGAAAGTCTTTTTAAAGAGATGGAACAGAAAGGTGTAGTGATGGACTGTGCTAATTACACCTCTTTGATGGATGGACTCTTTAAAGTTGGGAATGGATCTGCTGCGTTGACTGTTGGCCAGGAAATGACACAAAAAAATCTTGCACCAGATGTTGTCATGTATAATGTATTTATAAATCATCTTTGCATGCTTGGGAAGTTTGAAGAAGCAAAATCTTCTCTCACTGAGATGAAAAATATGGGACTAACTCCGGACAATGTGACATACAACACTTTAATTAACGCACACTCTAAACAAGGAAGAATAGATGAGGCTCTCAAACTTGTTCAAGAAATGAGAACTATGGGTCTGGTGCCAAATATCATCACATACAATGCCTTAATTAAGGGTTTCAGCAATGTGGGTGATATTACCAGTGCTGTGGATTTATTGATTGAAATGACTGTTACTGGGTTTTGCCAAAGATCTTCCTTCAAAAATGTGTTACAAGCATGTTCAAAGGGCAATAGGGCAGATTTGATAGTGCAAATGCATGAGAAGATAGGAAATAGATTTCTTCTTGATATCACACTGTATAATATGATAATCCATGCTTTATGTACTCTTGGAATGACAAGGAAAGCTAATTCTGTTCTGAATGAGATGTTGGGAAGAGGGTTGAAAGCTGATACCATTACTTTCAATGCGCTTATACTGGGATATTGCAAGAATGGCCATCTAGATAAAGCATTTGATATGTATTCCCGGATGGTTCTTGAAGGCATATCACCAAATGTTGCAACTTTCAACACACTATTGGGGGGCCTATCAGCTTCTGGAAGGATAGAAGAAGCAGAAAAGGTGATTAATGAGATGAAGTCAAGAAAGTTGGCTCCAAATAATTTTACCTATGATATACTGGTTACTGCCCATGCTAAGCAAAGCCACAGTAAAGATTCAGTAAGGTTATACTGTGAAATGGTCACTAAAGGATTTATTCCTAAACTTAGCACTTATAACATGCTTATTAATGACTTTTCCAGGGTTGGAATGATGAATCAGGCTGGAGAAATgttaaatgaaatgcataaaagAGGCGTTTCTCCCAATTCCTCAACATATGATATATTAATTGGTGGCTGGTCAAAGCTGTCAAATGGCTATGAGCTAAAACGGCTTCTCAAAGAGATGGCTGAAAAAGGTTTCACTCCTTCGAAAAACACACTATCTTTAATCAGTAAAGCCTTTGCAAGACCAGGGAGGAAGTAG
- the LOC121997989 gene encoding pentatricopeptide repeat-containing protein At5g14770, mitochondrial-like isoform X3 → MPPPVTSPVVPSPSKFPIYVVFFRALVRARLSCGQFDEALRALHYMLSLGIHPSTRAWNLLLSCFNSAGFVEEVPFVYADLILAFAKPDAFTHNVLLHALCKMGSLDAALSIIRSAGDVDVVSYNTLIWGFCDLESPEFAVGLLSEMLKKGFPLDSFSCNILAKGFCRRGLVDVAASLMEMLVRGEIVRDVVGFNTMIDGYCKIGNLDKVQGLIESMKVENVFPDIVTCNILIKHFCTIGDFNRARKVIEEIGASSSPNVVTHTTFIGEYCKRGKLEESFVLYEDMVRSGILPDVVTYNSLISGLCNQGKLPEAIRLFREMPKMGIALNHVSYCTLIDALLKSGSAKQSFAVLGEMVTRGVVMDMVLYTVIMNGLFKLGKVDEAEKMVQLVCSPNLSPSHVAYSSLIDGRCKAGDVEGAESAFLEMHRKSLNVNVVTYSSIINGYIKNKMLSEAFDTVQKMKEINVSPNVVTYGTLIDGLCKIGNLEEAFQMYKKMTEEGLVINKFVVDSLVNGLRKNGKMAEAESLFKEMEQKGVVMDCANYTSLMDGLFKVGNGSAALTVGQEMTQKNLAPDVVMYNVFINHLCMLGKFEEAKSSLTEMKNMGLTPDNVTYNTLINAHSKQGRIDEALKLVQEMRTMGLVPNIITYNALIKGFSNVGDITSAVDLLIEMTVTGFCQRSSFKNVLQACSKGNRADLIVQMHEKIGNRFLLDITLYNMIIHALCTLGMTRKANSVLNEMLGRGLKADTITFNALILGYCKNGHLDKAFDMYSRMVLEGISPNVATFNTLLGGLSASGRIEEAEKVINEMKSRKLAPNNFTYDILVTAHAKQSHSKDSGWNDESGWRNVK, encoded by the exons ATGCCGCCCCCTGTGACCTCGCCTGTCGTCCCCTCGCCGTCAAAGTTTCCTATCTATGTCGTCTTCTTCCGTGCTCTCGTCCGCGCCCGCCTGTCTTGCGGCCAGTTTGACGAAGCCCTCCGTGCCCTCCACTACATGCTCTCTCTCGGCATCCACCCCTCCACCCGCGCCTGGAATCTCCTCCTTTCCTGCTTCAATTCGGCTGGCTTCGTCGAAGAGGTACCCTTTGTCTACGCTGACCTCATCCTCGCCTTCGCTAAGCCCGATGCCTTCACTCACAACGTCCTCCTCCACGCCCTCTGCAAGATGGGCTCCCTCGACGCCGCCCTCTCAATCATCCGCTCCGCTGGAGACGTCGACGTTGTGTCCTATAACACTCTCATCTGGGGTTTTTGTGATCTAGAATCGCCCGAGTTTGCCGTCGGGTTGCTGTCGGAGATGCTGAAGAAGGGATTTCCGCTCGATTCTTTTAGCTGCAACATTTTGGCCaaaggattttgccggagaggcCTGGTGGATGTTGCGGCGTCGCTGATGGAGATGCTGGTTCGAGGTGAGATCGTGAGGGATGTGGTTGGGTTTAATACCATGATCGACGGGTACTGCAAGATAGGGAATCTAGACAAGGTTCAAGGTCTTATCGAGAGTATGAAGGTGGAGAACGTTTTTCCAGATATAGTTACCTGCAACATTTTGATCAAACACTTTTGTACAATTGGAGATTTTAATAGGGCTAGGAAAGTGATTGAAGAGATTGGGGCGAGTAGTAGCCCAAATGTGGTGACACACACTACGTTTATTGGTGAATATTGCAAGAGAGGGAAGCTAGAAGAATCCTTTGTTCTTTATGAAGATATGGTTAGGAGTGGGATCTTGCCCGACGTTGTCACTTACAACTCACTCATCAGTGGACTTTGCAACCAGGGTAAGTTGCCGGAGGCCATTCGGCTCTTTAGAGAGATGCCGAAGATGGGAATTGCTCTGAATCATGTTTCATATTGTACCCTTATAGATGCACTACTTAAATCAGGCAGCGCAAAGCAAAGTTTTGCAGTCCTTGGTGAGATGGTTACTCGAGGTGTTGTGATGGATATGGTTTTGTACACTGTCATCATGAATGGGCTATTTAAGTTGGGAAAGGTTGATGAAGCAGAAAAAATGGTTCAGTTGGTTTGCTCCCCTAATCTCAGCCCTAGTCATGTTGCATATTCATCTCTGATTGATGGGCGCTGCAAGGCAGGAGATGTCGAGGGAGCTGAATCTGCATTCCTGGAGATGCATAGGAAATCACTGAATGTAAATGTTGTTACATACTCCTCTATCATCAATGGGTATATTAAAAACAAAATGCTTTCTGAGGCTTTTGATACTGTGCAGAAGATGAAGGAAATAAATGTTTCTCCTAATGTTGTAACTTATGGAACACTTATAGATGGCCTATGCAAGATTGGAAACCTAGAAGAAGCTTTTCAGATGTACAAAAAAATGACAGAGGAAGGTCTGGTAATAAACAAATTTGTGGTTGATTCATTGGTCAATGGATTAAGGAAGAATGGAAAAATGGCGGAGGCAGAAAGTCTTTTTAAAGAGATGGAACAGAAAGGTGTAGTGATGGACTGTGCTAATTACACCTCTTTGATGGATGGACTCTTTAAAGTTGGGAATGGATCTGCTGCGTTGACTGTTGGCCAGGAAATGACACAAAAAAATCTTGCACCAGATGTTGTCATGTATAATGTATTTATAAATCATCTTTGCATGCTTGGGAAGTTTGAAGAAGCAAAATCTTCTCTCACTGAGATGAAAAATATGGGACTAACTCCGGACAATGTGACATACAACACTTTAATTAACGCACACTCTAAACAAGGAAGAATAGATGAGGCTCTCAAACTTGTTCAAGAAATGAGAACTATGGGTCTGGTGCCAAATATCATCACATACAATGCCTTAATTAAGGGTTTCAGCAATGTGGGTGATATTACCAGTGCTGTGGATTTATTGATTGAAATGACTGTTACTGGGTTTTGCCAAAGATCTTCCTTCAAAAATGTGTTACAAGCATGTTCAAAGGGCAATAGGGCAGATTTGATAGTGCAAATGCATGAGAAGATAGGAAATAGATTTCTTCTTGATATCACACTGTATAATATGATAATCCATGCTTTATGTACTCTTGGAATGACAAGGAAAGCTAATTCTGTTCTGAATGAGATGTTGGGAAGAGGGTTGAAAGCTGATACCATTACTTTCAATGCGCTTATACTGGGATATTGCAAGAATGGCCATCTAGATAAAGCATTTGATATGTATTCCCGGATGGTTCTTGAAGGCATATCACCAAATGTTGCAACTTTCAACACACTATTGGGGGGCCTATCAGCTTCTGGAAGGATAGAAGAAGCAGAAAAGGTGATTAATGAGATGAAGTCAAGAAAGTTGGCTCCAAATAATTTTACCTATGATATACTGGTTACTGCCCATGCTAAGCAAAGCCACAGTAAAGATTCA GGTTGGAATGATGAATCAGGCTGGAGAAATgttaaatga